One Nostoc punctiforme PCC 73102 DNA window includes the following coding sequences:
- a CDS encoding CHASE2 domain-containing protein gives MGKLVVLKFGEGSFEQGFAVTLQIGEEHERAATEITGKLPSFPEMPLYYSHWQSSYRQIGNRYRLHADKMQVTNVSMIQDCENTSHILKARFNTWLRAEEFRPLREKWLERLSSEEEVRVILQTENSQLQLLPWHLWELLERYPKAEIALSSPSYDRIHKPRPKNPLVNILAIVGNSQGIDTEADQALLQQCGNAEVCFLVEPQRKELTEHLWGKNWDILFFAGHSSSNKNGESGRIYLNKTDSLTIGELKYALKKAIENGLQLAIFNSCDGLGLARELADLQIPQIIVMREPVPDQVAKEFLKYFLQGFAGGESLYQAVRQARERLQGLEDRFPCATWLPMICQNPAQIPPTWDELRSTTKPKATSNFVLSTKRRLATTLLSSLAITGLVFGVRCVGWLESVEIPAFDQIMRSRPAEPLDSRLLVIAIDDDDLAIQRQNNESLIGASISEKSLNKVLAKLNKYQPRAIGLDIYRDFPAKQPDLITRLQKTQNLVGVCKGSDSTTNITGIKPAPEIPTTNLGFSDFIHDSDGVIRRHLLFMNQEPTSLCPATFAFSLQLASLYLRPSGIQPKFTPEGNLQLGKTIFPNLKSRTGGYHDIDANGGQILLNYRSPKQIVQQVKLTQFLASPINPSAIKDRIVLIGVTAKGDSPDTWPTPYGAPLDEQMPGVLVQAHMISQILSAVQDGRPLLRVWSLWAEVAWIWVWSLVGGVLAWRKFSFPWLALAVSITSGVLYIVCFGFLISGAWVPFVPSILSLVATVSLLSIYNSATKVQVENGQ, from the coding sequence ATGGGTAAGTTAGTGGTTCTGAAATTCGGAGAAGGTAGTTTTGAGCAGGGGTTTGCTGTCACCCTCCAAATTGGTGAAGAACACGAGCGGGCGGCAACAGAAATCACGGGAAAACTACCTTCATTTCCCGAAATGCCTCTTTACTATAGTCATTGGCAGTCTAGTTATCGGCAGATAGGCAATCGTTATCGTCTCCATGCTGACAAAATGCAGGTGACGAATGTCTCAATGATTCAAGACTGCGAAAACACTTCCCATATCTTAAAGGCCCGCTTTAATACCTGGTTGCGAGCAGAAGAATTTCGCCCTTTAAGGGAAAAATGGTTAGAAAGATTGTCGTCCGAAGAAGAAGTACGAGTAATTTTGCAAACAGAAAATAGCCAATTGCAGCTATTGCCTTGGCATCTGTGGGAGTTGTTAGAACGCTACCCCAAGGCTGAAATTGCTCTTTCTTCTCCATCTTACGATCGCATTCACAAGCCACGCCCAAAAAATCCATTAGTCAATATTTTGGCAATTGTGGGCAATAGTCAGGGGATTGATACTGAGGCCGATCAAGCTTTACTCCAACAATGTGGTAACGCAGAAGTCTGCTTTTTGGTAGAACCACAACGTAAAGAATTAACCGAGCATCTTTGGGGCAAAAACTGGGATATTCTCTTCTTTGCTGGGCACAGTTCCAGTAACAAAAATGGAGAAAGTGGACGAATTTACCTGAATAAAACTGATAGTCTAACTATTGGCGAATTAAAATATGCTCTGAAGAAAGCTATTGAGAACGGATTGCAACTAGCTATCTTCAACTCCTGTGATGGATTAGGATTAGCGCGGGAATTGGCTGATTTGCAAATTCCTCAAATAATCGTCATGCGTGAACCAGTCCCAGATCAGGTTGCGAAGGAATTCTTAAAGTATTTTCTCCAAGGCTTTGCTGGTGGCGAGTCTTTATATCAAGCGGTACGCCAAGCACGGGAACGATTGCAAGGACTTGAGGATCGATTTCCCTGTGCAACTTGGCTACCAATGATTTGCCAAAATCCAGCGCAGATACCACCCACTTGGGATGAATTAAGGTCTACAACAAAACCTAAAGCTACATCGAATTTCGTTTTGTCTACAAAACGCAGATTAGCAACAACTTTGTTATCCAGTTTGGCGATTACAGGTTTGGTTTTTGGGGTGAGATGCGTAGGATGGCTAGAAAGTGTAGAAATTCCCGCCTTTGACCAGATAATGCGATCGCGCCCTGCGGAGCCACTAGATTCGCGTCTGCTGGTAATTGCAATTGATGATGACGATCTGGCAATTCAAAGACAGAATAATGAGTCCTTGATTGGAGCTTCCATTTCTGAAAAATCTCTTAACAAAGTATTGGCAAAACTGAATAAATATCAACCCCGCGCGATCGGCTTGGATATTTACCGTGATTTTCCAGCCAAACAACCAGATTTAATCACTCGTCTTCAAAAAACTCAGAATTTGGTTGGCGTATGTAAAGGAAGTGATAGCACAACAAACATCACTGGTATTAAGCCAGCACCAGAAATCCCCACAACAAATCTGGGATTCAGTGACTTTATTCACGATTCTGATGGAGTTATCCGTCGCCATCTCCTGTTCATGAACCAGGAGCCGACATCGTTGTGTCCTGCTACCTTTGCATTCAGTCTACAACTAGCCTCCTTGTATCTGCGTCCTTCAGGAATTCAACCAAAGTTCACCCCTGAAGGGAATTTGCAACTCGGTAAAACTATTTTTCCGAATCTGAAGTCTCGCACTGGTGGCTATCACGATATTGATGCTAATGGCGGTCAAATCTTACTTAACTACCGTTCTCCAAAACAGATAGTCCAACAGGTGAAACTAACCCAATTTTTAGCTAGTCCAATTAACCCCAGTGCTATTAAAGACAGAATTGTTTTGATTGGTGTGACAGCAAAAGGGGATTCGCCAGACACTTGGCCTACACCCTATGGCGCTCCTTTAGATGAGCAAATGCCAGGAGTGTTAGTACAAGCCCACATGATCAGCCAGATCCTCAGTGCTGTGCAAGATGGGCGGCCATTGCTGCGGGTTTGGTCGCTGTGGGCTGAGGTGGCCTGGATTTGGGTTTGGTCTTTGGTAGGAGGGGTTTTGGCTTGGCGAAAGTTTTCCTTCCCTTGGTTGGCATTGGCAGTTAGCATTACCTCTGGTGTTCTCTATATAGTTTGCTTTGGTTTTTTAATTTCGGGTGCATGGGTGCCATTTGTCCCGTCCATTTTGTCGCTAGTAGCTACGGTTAGCCTGCTGTCAATTTATAATTCAGCAACAAAAGTACAGGTAGAGAATGGGCAATAG
- a CDS encoding DUF928 domain-containing protein, whose product MKSNSQPIKLFLVVAFSCTNLLVSLTPVLAKPNVGSSTSDAYGGLSLRSEAKTSHTKSTTFNQPAIPSGPPPGGRVRGGAKRSIPGCQITKHDLTALVSFTQEANSVINVWGKTTLEHPSWFFYVPYTKDFPYAVEFVLQDQDSNEIYKKLIVLPEKAGVISVSLPTTSPGLALNKQYRWFFTISCDQEKNSPPTYVEGVIQRVELNPAVVKELETTELLKRYTIYAQNGIWYDALSTLAQLRQKNPKDAKLQAEWQNLLGSIHLDDIAAEPIFWEQP is encoded by the coding sequence ATGAAATCAAATTCACAACCGATAAAGCTGTTTTTAGTAGTAGCTTTTAGCTGTACCAATTTATTAGTTAGCCTAACTCCAGTACTGGCTAAACCAAACGTCGGTTCTTCAACTAGTGATGCCTACGGCGGTCTAAGCCTACGCTCTGAAGCTAAAACAAGCCATACTAAATCCACAACCTTTAATCAACCTGCAATTCCATCTGGTCCTCCTCCTGGAGGCCGCGTTCGTGGTGGAGCGAAGCGCAGCATACCGGGATGTCAAATTACTAAACATGACTTGACTGCTTTAGTGTCCTTTACTCAGGAAGCTAACTCAGTAATCAATGTCTGGGGAAAGACAACGCTAGAACACCCAAGTTGGTTTTTCTATGTACCATATACCAAAGATTTTCCTTATGCAGTTGAATTTGTGCTGCAAGATCAAGACTCTAACGAGATTTATAAAAAACTGATCGTTCTACCAGAGAAAGCAGGAGTCATCAGTGTGTCTCTACCTACCACTTCTCCTGGCTTGGCACTAAACAAACAATATCGCTGGTTTTTCACCATTAGCTGTGACCAGGAAAAGAATTCTCCCCCGACTTACGTAGAAGGGGTAATACAAAGAGTCGAACTCAATCCCGCCGTAGTCAAAGAGCTAGAAACGACAGAACTTTTAAAGCGCTATACTATCTATGCCCAAAATGGGATATGGTACGACGCACTTAGCACACTGGCTCAACTGCGCCAGAAAAATCCTAAAGATGCAAAATTACAAGCAGAGTGGCAGAATTTGTTAGGCAGCATCCATTTAGATGATATTGCAGCAGAACCGATTTTTTGGGAGCAACCTTAG
- a CDS encoding 3-alpha domain-containing protein, with the protein MPAYLYTQLYTREQNNPELLHQAAQLEALSESWRDYFQEQSLRQNVK; encoded by the coding sequence GTGCCTGCTTACCTTTACACTCAGCTTTATACTCGTGAGCAGAACAATCCAGAGTTACTTCACCAAGCGGCTCAACTTGAAGCCTTATCCGAAAGCTGGCGCGACTACTTCCAGGAGCAAAGTCTTCGTCAGAATGTGAAATAG
- a CDS encoding ComEC/Rec2 family competence protein yields MIQTSGVIICLGYIFGLLFTAVPWGGVWILVLGILGAILFRRRTSSQQLAQKAEKAGSKNKAVPNTWQTNPHPRIWLAAGLVGLLATLYFQWRVPQPGAKDISQFVPPGNSSNQEQLVIVRGEVASNPRLTRSQRGQFWLEATQIDEVKNEKGSAGVPKGVTGKLYVTVPILQATGLYPSQQIAVTGILYKPKAASNPGGFDFQKFLKQEGTFAGLIGRQINVLDQERKWGWWQIRERIVRSQVRWLGIPEGPLVSAMVLGSKAVDLPYDIRDLFVQAGLAHALAASGFQTSLILSVILQLTRGAKKGTQFTLGFLALIIFLSLTGFQPAVLRAVIMGFAALVGLLLKRKVKQLGSLLLAATLLLVFNPLWIWDLGFQLSFLATLGLIVTVPALVNRLVWLPPAIASLIAVPLAATLWTLPVQLSVFGVVPSYSLLLNVVSTPLISIISIGGIISALVGLIWTQAGSFLAAVLHYPTDWLIKLVEFFSKLPGNSVAVGSISIWQLLAIYALIILVWLVPWWQRRWWVANVIVIGLVFIPLWHSTNTLFRITVLESGTEPIIVVQERGTVTVINSGDEGTGRFTILPFLQQQGVNQINWAIATDFQGNESNAWLELLQRLPIKNFYEYSPNPENSIATQAIQQELQKHQGFYQPMAVGQAVKTGSIVAQLINAQLPILQLQILDQNWLLVGNVKSKEVQQLVKNGSLPRPQVLWCSPQSLKDLVIALQPQVAIASSVNFDPKVLSELNQSQTKLFFTGRDGAIQWTPDGQFEAFIEAAENKSSIL; encoded by the coding sequence ATGATTCAAACCAGTGGTGTAATTATTTGTCTTGGCTACATTTTTGGGTTGCTGTTTACAGCAGTTCCTTGGGGTGGTGTGTGGATTTTAGTTCTGGGGATACTGGGAGCAATTCTTTTTAGAAGACGCACTAGTTCACAACAACTTGCCCAAAAAGCAGAAAAGGCTGGAAGCAAAAATAAGGCAGTGCCTAATACCTGGCAAACTAATCCCCATCCTCGAATATGGCTAGCTGCTGGCTTAGTAGGATTATTGGCAACTCTATATTTTCAATGGCGAGTGCCGCAACCAGGTGCAAAAGATATTAGTCAGTTTGTTCCACCTGGAAATAGCAGTAATCAAGAACAACTTGTGATTGTTCGTGGAGAAGTGGCGAGTAATCCTCGCTTAACTCGCAGTCAGCGAGGACAATTTTGGCTGGAAGCAACTCAGATAGATGAGGTCAAAAACGAAAAAGGTTCAGCAGGTGTCCCAAAAGGAGTAACGGGCAAATTGTATGTGACAGTGCCTATACTTCAGGCGACTGGGTTATACCCTAGTCAACAAATTGCTGTGACTGGAATTTTGTACAAACCAAAGGCGGCTTCCAATCCTGGTGGTTTCGATTTTCAGAAGTTTCTTAAGCAGGAAGGAACATTTGCTGGTTTGATTGGGCGACAAATAAATGTTTTGGATCAGGAGCGTAAATGGGGATGGTGGCAAATTCGGGAGCGAATTGTGCGATCGCAAGTTCGTTGGCTAGGTATTCCTGAAGGACCTCTTGTCAGTGCAATGGTGTTGGGAAGCAAAGCTGTTGATCTACCCTACGATATCCGCGACTTATTTGTGCAAGCAGGATTAGCTCATGCTTTAGCAGCTTCCGGGTTCCAAACTTCTTTGATTTTAAGTGTGATTTTACAGTTAACAAGGGGGGCAAAAAAAGGAACGCAATTTACCCTTGGTTTTTTGGCTCTAATCATTTTTCTGAGTTTAACTGGTTTTCAACCTGCGGTTCTCAGAGCCGTAATTATGGGTTTTGCGGCATTAGTTGGGCTGCTATTAAAAAGAAAGGTAAAACAGTTGGGTTCGCTTTTATTAGCAGCAACTCTATTATTAGTGTTTAATCCTCTATGGATTTGGGATTTAGGTTTTCAATTGAGTTTTTTAGCAACGCTGGGCTTAATCGTAACAGTACCCGCATTAGTCAACCGCCTAGTATGGTTACCACCTGCGATCGCTTCTTTGATTGCCGTTCCCCTTGCTGCAACTCTTTGGACTTTACCTGTACAACTTTCCGTCTTTGGGGTTGTACCATCTTATAGTTTGTTGCTGAATGTGGTTAGTACTCCGTTAATTTCAATCATTAGTATAGGTGGAATCATTAGTGCTTTAGTAGGTTTAATTTGGACTCAGGCAGGAAGCTTCCTCGCAGCGGTGTTACATTACCCGACAGACTGGCTAATTAAATTAGTGGAATTTTTTAGCAAATTGCCAGGAAATTCTGTTGCTGTAGGCAGCATATCTATTTGGCAGCTTCTGGCGATTTACGCACTGATTATACTGGTTTGGCTAGTTCCTTGGTGGCAACGACGGTGGTGGGTTGCTAATGTGATTGTGATTGGTTTAGTATTCATCCCTCTTTGGCATTCTACAAATACATTGTTTAGGATAACGGTATTAGAATCTGGTACGGAACCAATTATAGTTGTTCAAGAAAGAGGGACTGTAACTGTAATTAATAGTGGCGATGAAGGGACTGGACGTTTTACAATCCTACCGTTTTTACAACAGCAGGGTGTAAATCAAATCAATTGGGCGATCGCAACTGATTTTCAAGGCAATGAAAGTAATGCTTGGTTGGAATTATTGCAACGTTTACCAATCAAAAATTTTTATGAATATTCCCCGAATCCAGAAAATTCTATTGCAACTCAGGCAATTCAACAGGAATTACAAAAGCATCAGGGATTTTATCAACCAATGGCAGTTGGTCAAGCTGTCAAAACGGGTTCAATAGTGGCGCAGTTAATCAACGCCCAATTACCCATCTTACAATTGCAAATTTTAGATCAGAATTGGTTATTAGTCGGTAATGTCAAGTCAAAAGAGGTACAGCAATTAGTCAAAAATGGGAGCTTGCCTCGTCCACAAGTCCTGTGGTGTTCCCCTCAGTCATTAAAAGATTTAGTTATTGCTCTGCAACCACAAGTGGCGATCGCTTCTTCTGTTAACTTTGATCCAAAGGTTTTATCTGAACTAAATCAAAGCCAAACGAAACTATTTTTTACGGGACGCGATGGGGCTATTCAATGGACACCTGATGGACAGTTTGAGGCCTTTATTGAGGCAGCAGAAAATAAATCTTCTATCTTATAA
- the glyQ gene encoding glycine--tRNA ligase subunit alpha, whose product MNFQSVISLLHHFWGTRGCLIAQPYDIEKGAGTKNPQTFLRALGPEPWAVAYVEPCRRPTDGRYGENPNRFQHYYQYQVLIKPSPDNIQEIYLDSLRALGIRPEDHDIRFVEDNWEDATVGAWGTGWEVWLDGMEITQFTYFQQCGGIDCRPVSIEITYGLERLTMYLQQVEAITKIHWTDNITYGDVFLQNEIEQSTYNFEASNPELLLTLFSLYEQEATQLTKKGLVLPSLDYVMKCSHTFNLLDARGVISVTERTRYIARIRHLARKVAHLYVEQREKLGFPLLKDLKPAIPVGQVEVAATQTKSASAG is encoded by the coding sequence TTGAATTTTCAATCGGTAATAAGTTTATTGCATCACTTCTGGGGCACGCGCGGTTGTCTCATCGCCCAGCCCTACGATATTGAGAAGGGGGCTGGTACTAAGAACCCGCAGACATTTTTAAGAGCATTGGGACCGGAACCGTGGGCTGTTGCCTACGTTGAACCTTGTCGTCGTCCTACAGATGGACGGTACGGCGAAAACCCCAATCGCTTCCAACACTATTATCAGTACCAAGTTCTGATCAAGCCGTCGCCAGATAATATTCAAGAGATTTATCTTGATTCGTTAAGGGCTTTAGGTATTCGTCCTGAAGACCACGATATTCGGTTTGTAGAGGATAACTGGGAAGATGCGACGGTGGGAGCTTGGGGCACTGGGTGGGAAGTATGGTTAGATGGGATGGAAATTACTCAATTTACCTATTTCCAACAGTGTGGAGGAATCGATTGCCGTCCTGTGTCGATTGAGATTACTTATGGTTTAGAGCGACTGACAATGTATCTCCAGCAAGTGGAGGCAATTACTAAGATTCACTGGACGGACAATATTACTTATGGTGATGTTTTTCTGCAAAATGAGATTGAGCAGAGTACATACAATTTTGAAGCGTCTAATCCTGAATTGCTGCTGACACTGTTTAGTTTGTATGAGCAGGAAGCTACTCAGTTAACGAAGAAGGGTTTGGTGTTACCCAGTTTGGATTATGTAATGAAGTGTTCGCACACGTTTAATCTACTGGATGCTAGAGGTGTGATTTCGGTGACGGAGAGAACTCGCTATATTGCCAGGATTCGGCATTTGGCTAGGAAGGTTGCTCATTTATATGTAGAGCAAAGGGAGAAATTGGGTTTTCCGTTGCTCAAAGATTTAAAACCAGCCATACCTGTTGGGCAAGTCGAAGTCGCGGCTACACAGACAAAATCTGCCTCCGCAGGTTAG
- a CDS encoding IS1-like element ISNpu9 family transposase (programmed frameshift) — protein MQCPYCGATEIRKNGKRRGKQNHICTKCERQFIDVYDPPKGYSEELKQECLEMYLNGMGFRPIERVKGVHHTTIIFWVKQMGEKLPDVPEENVIPEVGELDELETFVGFKKNKIWLWTAVNHFTQGILAWVLGDHSLVLSEVEVAETFKPLWENIEKWKCYFYVTDGWKVYPSFIPDGDQIVSKTYMTRVENENTRLRHYLARLHRKTLCYSKSEQILRYSIKLLLHYLKYQTILL, from the exons GTGCAATGTCCATACTGCGGAGCTACGGAAATTCGTAAAAACGGAAAGCGAAGAGGTAAACAGAATCACATTTGTACTAAATGCGAGCGCCAATTTATTGACGTATATGATCCACCAAAAGGGTATTCCGAAGAGCTAAAGCAAGAATGCTTGGAAATGTACCTAAATGGCATGGGTTTTCGCCCAATTGAACGAGTCAAAGGTGTACATCATACAACTATTATTTTCTGGGTTAAACAAATGGGCGAGAAACTGCCAGATGTCCCAGAAGAAAATGTGATTCCAGAAGTGGGAGAACTAGATGAATTAGAGACATTTGTTGGGT TCAAAAAAAACAAAATTTGGCTGTGGACAGCAGTAAACCACTTTACTCAAGGTATTTTAGCTTGGGTTTTAGGAGACCATAGTCTTGTACTGAGCGAAGTCGAAGTAGCTGAAACTTTTAAGCCACTTTGGGAAAATATTGAAAAGTGGAAATGCTATTTCTATGTAACTGATGGCTGGAAGGTTTACCCCAGTTTTATTCCCGATGGAGACCAAATTGTGAGTAAAACATATATGACGCGGGTAGAAAATGAAAATACAAGGCTTAGACATTATCTTGCACGCCTTCATCGCAAAACTTTATGTTATTCCAAATCAGAACAAATCCTGAGATACTCAATTAAATTATTACTCCACTACTTGAAGTATCAAACCATACTTTTATAA